The nucleotide sequence ACGTACCCACCGGCCAAAACCGAACCCCTATGCGCCTTTAAAAAAAAAAACTCGAACGCATATGCGCTGACTATACTACTAGCTAGCTGATCAACGCACGGTCGGTCGCTGGCCGACACTTAACCAGGCCACGCACTTGCCTCGTCCTGCTCGCCGAGCCgataaggccaactccaccacgcGATCCCAAACAGACGTCCATTTTGTCTAGATTCTATCCGTTTGGATAGGGACTTGGGATTGTGTCCTggcgtgtcctgggatgcggtggccgtgtgcCCGACGCGCGGACGCATCCTTTTGCCCCATCCAGTCCGTCAGGGTAAAAAATGCCCAAATTTTCATCAAAACTAGTTTCCaacccaaatatttgtctgaaaattaaaatagttttagaacccaattaaaattgtctttaataaaatagttttacaaccaaatcgaaattgtcttgactaAACATAAAATGGACCGATACATCTATTGATTGTCAATATGATCCCACacatgctcaaccaagtcattttgaagattcaaatggGTGTGAcaatcacgcatctcacggtggaattgggcaaactgttcaaatgtggccgggtcttggtgcaggggctcaatattttcaccttgatagTCAAATACTTGGTCaaagatactctcatcacgctcgtcctcgacgatcatattgtgcatgatcacacaaacaGTTATCACCTCTCAAAacttcctttcatcccatgacagtgcagggtttcgaacgataccccaccgggattgaagcacaccaaaagcacgttccattctaacactctcttgcatttgggcaaatctctttctcttctcaccttggggtttcgatattgtcttcacaaaagttggcCACTGAGGATATATATCATCTActagctagatagtatcccttgttataatggtggccgttgatctcaacaTTGACAGGtagggagtggccttctgcaagcctcgcgatgattggagaacgctgcagcacgttgatatcattgtgagaacctgccatgccgaagaaagaatgccatatccaaagatcctgtgatgccaccgcttctaatacGACAGTGCACGCCTTGACATGCCctttgtactggccctgccaagcaaatggacagttcttccactcccagtgcatacaatttatgctgccaagcatgcctggaaagcctctagctgcgttggtcgccaacaatctctctgtatcagcggcagttggctgcctcaagtaccctgggccaaacacctcgatcacagcctggcaaatgttgtacattgacatcagacatgttatctcactcatacgcacatactcatccaccagatcgcctggaattccatatgcaagcatgcggatggccgcggtgcatttctggtaagaggagaatccaagcttgccaagggcatccgtctcgcactcgaagtatgggtcatgagcaaccactccctctcggatacgattgaacacatgcctagccattcgaaaacggcgacggaatttatccggcttgaagtgaggggtgttggaaaagtaatcagcatagagcagggcgtggcctctctccctgttgcggttcaggttgggagcacggccagggagtgaccccctataccgaggaagctgccgttgaatgtgttcgtgaacgaccagtgcagccaccacaatatcttcatcatccgacgacaaatcgtccaatgaacaaaggaagtgatggaagaaaaactcgtcttcactgtccatacctttgtgggcaaaatgccgaacaccttgcgggcgtggTGGCGAAGAGGCCCCGATGATCACCTCGGcgcagcaggggtggttgccggccggctactggccgctgtGGAGCTCTCGTCGGAAGCTGCCGAGGATGCCGTGGTGCGTCGCCGGCGGGCCTGTCTCCTCTGCGGCCGGCaaagacggcgacggccaaacctccgATCGACGGCCAAAACTATGGCCACAGCACGGGcatggtggcggccatgtcgagaagTGGTTTGGTAGGGACGGTCGGAGGCTGCGCGGTGaagaggcggccggagaatagcggcggcgccggcggcgggccggggcgagagagagagggtggaagcgttgggagcggagggactgctagtgttCCCAACAGACggcccacgggggggggggggggggggggaggaacaAGCGCGTGCGTCCAGGCCGTCCGCGTGCATCCGTTTCATCCCAAATCGAGCGCAAGTTTGAGCTGGGAATGGGTCGAAAATGGACGAAATCCAGACTTTTTTCGTTTAAAACCGTGCGCTCGGCCGCATTAttcgtccgttttaccccaaatgAACGGGGACGGACAGAATAGggtcgcgcgatggagttggcctaAGGACAGGTTTGCTCCGTCATGGACCGCTACATCCCATAAATCTTTCCACAAAGTACGTCGTGCCCTTGAATCTTATTTACTCATGGATTTTTTTTCCTTCTAAATCTCACGTGCCTGGGATTCTGTTGATTTCGTAGCGAGACTGAAAGCGGTGACGACTTGGGGAGCGGCGGTCACGGCGAAGCCAGACCAGAACCTCACCGGAGAGGGGATAATGTTTGCGAGCGGCAgcgagttagagcatctccagctgttggCTGTCAGGAGGCGCTAAAAATCGTCCCTTGGGGCGCATCGGCGTAAAACGCGCGCTGGGGACGTGATGCCatccagtcgcggcgcccacgggATTTTTTTTGAACGGCACAAACACGGCGAGTTCATACATATTTCGGCGACTTCAAACCAAATTAAACCAAACATGGCACAAACACAGCGAGTTCATACATATTTCGGCGACTTGAAACCAAATTCAACCAAACACGGCACAAACACGCCCGCtcatacatatttaaaatattttaacaAAAAAACACACTACTAGGCCCGGCCACCGTCTCGCGcgcctcgccgctcctcgccggccgccgcccttgcagttctacatgccgaggaggctgtagaaccgcgtgtagtcgccgccgccgcctccgccgtggccgccgtccctgctgcaaccctcccccggttggcgcggcgagTTGGACGGTCCAGCGGCGttctcgtcgtcgtcgctgtcgaggatcacgacgccgtgctcgtcctcgcgcccacgcttgcgggcggcgatctcctccagggcccgggtcTGCCGGGCCATCTCAGTCCGGAGGTAGTCATCGGGCGCCCACCGCAGGGCATCcacgtcggagaagccgcgccgggctatcccCTCGTACTCCGGGGGGAGGCTGGGCTCCGGTTTGGGCGCGACGAGGACGAGGCGCCTGGAGGCGGGGGTGGAGTCGGCGATGCGGATACCAGAGCTGCGGGTGCGCcggctgacaggcgtgtcctggggctctggcttgacggggcggaggcagggagagccggtcgaccgaccggacgaggaggaggactccctggggtccatgcgcctcggcgtccatgAGCTCCCACGGCGGCGAAAGAAGGACAGGGGGAGGGGTACTCCAgcctcggcgtgttgccgccctcgatgtactcgaggacggcctccagcgtgcgaCCGGGCACGCCCCATCATCGGCGCCGCCCCTCAGAGTTGAGTCTGCCGGAGGGCACGATGCTATTGGTGGcatcgagctgctcggcgtgacggcggcggaagtacggctcccagagcgggctgtcggggatgtagtgcggcccctccctcgccgcccgcaGCAGAGAGGCGTGGATacgcgcgatctccgcacgccgcgccgccccggtgggcggtggtggcaccgggaccccgccggcgctgattctccacgcctcgggcacccgcatgtccggcgggaccgagTACTCGGCCTTGAAGAGGAGCCGAGgttcgtcctcgtgaaggtggcggcggccgaagccgttcgccgccgcgccgtcgcctgagAATTGTTCGGCCATTTCTTTGAACTGGGACGACGAGGGGAGAtggaggaaggggagagagggcgCGTCGGCGGTGGAGACTCTGTGCGTGCCACCTGCGCGCTGGGGTCGGTTTATATAGACGGAGGCGGCGCGAGCACGCGTGGCATGCGCGGGGACGCGCGTCGTCACGCCTTCAcggcgccgcccgtgaggcatcaatggcagAGGCtggccggcgcggcagcgcgcggcagctttggcattgattcgctgtgggaaacgaggcgatgaggacgacgaagcggtgagaagcgagacgagtcgctggcaaggagggcccgcggctctttcgcgccaaaaacaattcgcccggcgcccccgagcgccacccagcgcgccgggttcgggttgggtccacCGACGCCAATTTCGGTCCGAACCGGCGAAAATTAAGTCTTTGGGGACGCGACTGAGTCGGTTTTTTAACGTCGGTGGCCGAAAAGTCGCCTGGGGACTTTATTGGGGACGCGACTGAACATGCTCTTATGGTGTCCTTTTGACGGCTCCAAGCACGATGGTATGGGAGGACGAGGAAAGGCGGGATGACACACGGTAATAATGATTGCAAACATGCTTCATGCTTCACAAAATGTCAAAAATTGACATGTCGCATATCATGATGAGTGTTCAGTGCTGTGGTTTGGCGAGTGATTTTTCTTTCACACTTGGGCTTTGCCGACCGTTTTTCACTCGCACTCCGCTTTAGGGAATCTCTAACCGAACTACTAAAATTTAACACTTtattctttttttaagaaaaagtGGACCTAACGGAACTCCTACGGTAAGCTTTCTAGAAAACTTTATTTGCCAACTCTTTTATCTTTGTCTATATACTTCAATTCATCCAGATATTTACACTCATATTAGGTGGAAACTTGATAATTTAGCTTCACACAATTCAACAACATTACACATATAGTTATCAAATTTCAAGCACATGAAATGGTTCAAATAAAGTAATAATCCATAAGAAACTCGATAAAAGCACAAGAATCAAGTGCTGTGAAGTCGCCACAAGTTTTCAATAAGATCATCTTCGAACAACGTATGAACCTCTCGGTTCTCAATCCTTCGATGTGTTGTGCGGAATTTCTGGATTATATTTGTTTTGTGTTCTGGCTTTGACATGATCCCTATTGGAGACGCGCCCAAATTTCTCTGGCATCCCTCTAATATCTTTGATTGTCATGTTGTGCAATATGATGCAACATGTCATGATTTGCCAGAGGACCTGTGGCTTTTCATACTCGGCAGAGCCACGAAAAATTAAAAGGCGCTTTTGAAGCACATCGAAAGCTGTCTCAACATCCTTTCTTGATGACTTTTGACATGTCGCAAAGTGGGATCTCTTGTTGTATTGAGGACGATGAATTGCCTTCACAAATGTCAACCATGGAGGATAGATGTCATTGGCAAGGTAGTATCACATCGGGTACCTACAGCCATTGAGAACATAGCTGCAAGGTGGAGCATCTTCGACCACAAGCCCTCCGAATAGTGGTAATCTTGAAAGGACATAGAAGCCATTATGAGAGCTAGGGTACCCAAAGTACGAGTGCTAATCCACTGATCCTCTGATGCAACTGCCTCGAGGATGATGGTTGGATCTTTGCAATGCCCTTTGTACCAACCATTTCATCCCGCAGGGACTTCTTCCTTTTCCAATTCATGTAATCAGTTGATCCAAGCATCCATGACCACCATCATTCCTCAATCAGACCCATGAGCCTCTCGGTGTCTTGATCATTGGGTTCCCTCAGATGTTGTGGTTCGTAAATCTCGATCACGACCTGTGTGAATCTTCGAACCGCCTCGAGGATTGTTTATTCTCCAATGCAGATGTAGTCATCAATGGCGTCGGTCGAGCACCCATAGGCAAGGCCTCGAAGAGCTGCTGTACACTTCATCAAAGGACATGCACTAATTTCCCCAAATGCACTCCTTCTCAGTTTAATCCAAGGACTTGACCCTCAACAACTTTTGCAATGGTGTTGAAGAGACTTCAGTGCATCCAAATCACCAGCTAAAACTGACTGAGCAAAAGTAAAAAATTAAGTCACCTGACATATAGCTAAAGGGCAAAACTTGTAGCTTCTTGCAAAATTTCGTGACCAAATAACCAAAATTCCGTGACCAAATAACGTTCGAGTAGAAAATCCAGTCTTAACTAATACGTGAGGTTCAGATTGCTACATGCCCatccctcgcaaaaaaaaagagattgCTACATGCCCATGCATGCGTACGTACGTATCTACTGCTCGTTTTGTATGGAAGAATGTAGCAAATGAAGAATAATAGGCCGGGAAGCACCATGGTTGAGAGGGAAAAATCTAAGGATATCGCCCCCTCATCTTCACAGCCTCCAAGCGAAGGAAGTGGGTGGTGAGGGATGCACTGCGAGACAATGCTTGGGTGCGCAAGATCGATCCTTCCATCAACCTAACGATCAACCACATTGTGGAGTTTGTGGACCTTTGGGTCCGCTTGGAGCAATTCCAGCTTTCACCGGACATTGATGACACCATATCCTGGAAATTTGAGGCGAACGGTGAGTATTCGGCGGCCTCTGCTTATAGGATCCagttcttgggctccacgatgacgaCCATGAACAAGACTATTTGGAAGGTTTGGGCAcctcccaaggtcaagttcttctctTGGCTAGCGATTCAAAACAGGATATGGACGGCGGATAGATTGGAGAAGCGAGGTTGGGAGAATTGCGGCCTATGCACCCTCTGCAGAAGGGCAAACGAGACGTCCGCGCACCTCTTCTTTCGGTGCAGGTTCACCTTGAGCGTATGGAGATTGGTAAAGGAGTGGCTTGGCCTAGGAGCTCTCGAGATCCATCAATGGCAGGCGGAGCGCAACATCAAACATTGGTGGACAAACATGTCGAAGCCCAATACGGCGAACCGGAAGGCCATGGCTTCCCTTACTATGCTTGTCGGTTGGGCCATCTGGAATGAGAGGAACGCTAGAGTTTTTAGGAAGAAATCAACGCCCCCCTTCTACATTCTAAAACTAATCCAAGATGGAGCCAAACTTTGGGTCACGGCAGGAGCTACGCACCTGAGCATTATCATGCCGCGAGAGTAGttgttatttttcttttgttgatgGACGGGCTATGTTGTGGAGCCATTAATTTGTACTCTAAAACTCTCCTCCTTTATTAATGAAtgaggcaagtcttttgcctctgtttcaaaaaaaaaagaataataGACCACGCATGCTTGATGCCCTCAAGAATCCTCTTCCCATGTTCAACCTAATTCAAACCGAACTCCATGGCGCCACATTTGCGTCGCATTGCTCCGGCCAACTGATCCGTCCATCGCATTCTTTCTCCCTACAGATTGATGGATCGTGAAAACGCACTCGTATAAATCTGTACCCATGGCATGCATGTTCTTCTAACACCAGCCCAGCTGGAGGACATTGTCAACTTTCTCcctacatacgaagcaaagtgagtgaatccacattctaaaatgcatctacatacatccgtgtGTGGTTCATAGTAGAATCtcttcaaagacttatatttaggaatggagggagtatattgcaaACGTGCTGAAGAAAATATAAAATTTGGACATGTTACCCATCTTAATGATGAGTGTTGAATGTGAAAAAAAAAATACAAGCCTAACAGTCGAACTAGCGGTTGCCTCGGTTCAAAACCTGACCCGAGAAAGAAAAATAACGGAGAAGAAAGCAAAgctaagaaaataaaacaaaaatgtcAAGAAAGACAGAGgaaaaatataatataatatagcaaagaaaagagaagaaattgTGCCAAGTATTGTTTGTCTGGCACTTGGGAAAGGTGACCGCACTTGGGAAAGGCGGACACATACCACCTTGTTTGTCGAGTGTCCTTTTGAAGAGTTCGGCATAGGTTGATATTGTCGAGTACCGACGTTTGTCaagtgttttttttttctttcacacTTAGTAAAGGTGGGCTATGCCGAGTGTTTTTCACTAGCACTCACTTTCGGGAATCTCTACCCGAACTACTAAAATTTAACTGCTCAAACACCTTCTCATTTTTTTAAAAAGTGGACCTAATGGAACTCCTGAAAGTTAATTTTCTAGAGAGCATTGTTTTTTCCAATTCTTTTACCATTTTGTCTATAACTCTAGAAAGCTTGTTTTACTTTTTGTCTACTATAATGGGATCTCTTGTTGCCTTGAGGACactgaattgtcttcataaatgtGACCCATGGAGGATAGATGTCATCAGTAAGGTAGTACCCCATCGTGTACCCACAGCCATTGAGAACATAACTGCAAGGTGGAGCATCTTCGACAAAAAGCCCTCTGAACAGTGGTAATCTCGAAAGGGCATAAAATCCGTTGTAAGAGCCGGGGAAACCAAAGTATGAGTGCTAATCCACATATCCTCACATGGAACTGCCTCGATGATGATAGTTGGATCTTTGCAATGCCCTTTGTATAGACCTTTTCTTACCGCGGGACAATTATTCCATGTCCAATGCATGTAATCAGTTGATCCAAGGATCTCTGACCATCCTCATTCTTCAATCAGACCCATGAGCCTCTTGGTGTCTTCATCCCTGGGATCCCTCAAATACGGCGGTTTGTAGATCTCGATCACTGCTTGTGTGAATCTTCGAACCTCCTCGAGGATTGTTTCTTCCCCAATGCAGACATTGTCATCAATGGTGTCAACCGAGCACACATAGGCAAGGACTCAAAGAGGAGCGACACACTTCATCAATTGACATGAACTAATTTCTCACAATGCACTCCTTCTCAGTTTAAATCAAGGATCTTGACctcaattttttttttgcaatggTATTGAAGAGACTCCAGTGCATCCAAATCGTCACTAGAAATACTTCTCTGGATATGTTGCATTGAAGTAATCCCTGACAAGATTATCATGGACTTCAACCCAATCACGGTTGATATCCAAGCTGCCGAACCGATAATCTAGCCTCGGACTCCTATGTTCCTTGCCAAGAATCACAACAATGTCCATCGTAgtcatcctcatcttcttcttcctcttcgaaGAAAAAGTTATCGAAGAACATCGTTTTTAACCTCTTCATCTACCATTGCAATATTGAATGATGAATTTGATTGCAAAAGcaataaagaaaatagaaaaaaaggttAAAAAAAGTTGTATCTAGGTGATTTGTCAAACACTTGGCGGGCAGAGGAGGTGAGAGCCACAATGGGAGGCGTTGCGGCGACGATGAGGCTGCGAGTGGACGGCGGGGCTGAGGGGATCTTCTGTTGGCGTCGAGGACCTAGATTCCCCTCGAAGACATGCTCGCACTTCATGGAAAAATCCCATCACGGCCAAACTCCAATATTCGGAATGACCCCGATTTGGATGATATTTCGGTGCTCTATGCCATCGTGCTCCTCCGGCGGATGCATTTCCGTCGACCAAGAGTTCCCCATGCATGGTGGCATCCAGAGAGCGAACCGAAGGAGGGACATGGGGTCGGCAGGGCTATAAGGTGTCGTCGGGCATGCGTGGTGGCCGGCTGAGACAACGAACACGAGAAGGTGAACGAGCCAGAGGAGCAGCAGCCGAAAATGAATCTTTTGCTAATACTTTGTTTCGGCTACTCAAATTTAAGAGCCCGTGGACATTTCTCCTCAAATGGTTAAGGAGTTGAGCCAATGAGAGATACCCTAGAAGGAAAAAGCATATTTGCGTAGGAATAGGATTTTTGTTTGTGGAGTTAATCCTTTTGCAAGTTCGGCCAGAGATGTCCTTAAGGCATGTATAATGGTTGATAAGATAATTTTATTTtaagttttgcatgtaatttagagatgacaaaaaatgTCTATAATGGGTCATcttttagccttatcttcaataactagttattcctaaaagtatgataagacatattgtgctaagagatcatcccTTCTCTTATTTTTAAATAAGAGAAGGCAAGCTATTTCTTATGAGCTCTCTCcttcacctcatcatttatcctacatggCACTCATAAGATATCACCATTGTACATGCCTAGGTGGCCGTTTGCCAAGTATCCGACGTAATGTAGTCGGTAAACAGGCGAGCACTGCATACAACCATTTCCCCGTAGCTCAACTAGTGTGCAGGTAACtgagtactcccttcgttccgaattactcgtcgcagaaatgaatgtatctagatgtattttagttctagatacatctatttctgagacgagtaatttggaacggagggagtaattaagtTTGGCAGCAAACAAAACAAGTTGGTAACACATGCGTGCGTACGTATCTACTGCTCGTTCTGTATAGAAGAATGCAGCAGATGAAGAATAATAGGCCACGCATGCCTGATGCACTCAAGAATCCTCTTCCCATGTTCAACCTAATTCAAACCGAACTCCATGGCGCCACATTTGCGTTGCATTGCCCCGCCCAACTGATctgtgcatcgcattctttctccCCGCCCCCCAGCAGATCAATCGATCTATGAAAACATAGTATAAATCCTTACCCAACGCATGCATGTTCTTCTAACACCAGCCGGAGCCGGAGGTCGATACGATACAGCGTCAAGAAGTAGACAGAAAGAGTGATCGATCGAGATGCCGGAGTACTGCGTGACCGGCGGGACGGGGTTCATCGCGTCGCACCTGATCCGGGCGCTGCTCGCCGCCGGGCACACGGTGCGCGCCACGGTGAGGGACCCGAGCGACGAGGCCAAGGTCGGGTTCCTGTGGGACCTGGAGGGCGCCGACGAGCGGCTGCAGCTGCTGCGCGCCGACCTGCTCGTGGAGGGCTCCTTCGACGCGGCCGTCAGCGGCGTGGACGGCGTCTTCCACGCCGCCTCCCCCGTCGTCGTCAGCTACGAGGACGGCAAGGACGCGCAGGAGAAGCTGGTGGACCCGATCGTGAAGGGCGCGGGCAACGTGCTCCGCTCCTGCGCCCGGGCCgcggtcccgccgcgccgcgtggTGTTCACCTCCTCCTGCTCCTGCGTGCGGTACCGGCACCACCACGTGCACGGCGGCGCCCCGCCGACGCTGAACGAGTCCCACTGGAGCGACGCCGACTACTGCCGGACGTACGGGCTGTGGTACGCGTACGCCAAGAcggtggcggagaaggaggcgtGGCGGCTGGCGACGGAGCACGGGCTGGACCTGGTGGTGGTGAACCCGTCGTTCGTGATCGGGCCGGTGCTGGGCCGGGCGGCGCCCACGAGCACCGCACTGGTGGTGCTGGCGCTGCTGAAGGGCGACCTGGGCAAGTACCCGAACACGACCATCGGGTTCGTGCACGTGGACGACGTGGTGCTGGGGCACGTCCTGGCCATGGAGGACGGCAGGGCGTCCGGCAGGCTCATCTGCTCCGGCGACGTCGCGCACTGGTCCGAGGTGCTCAGGTCGCTCCGGGAGCGGTACCCGCAGTACCCCATCCCCACAGAGTAAGCTCCTAGCTCTAGCTGCAGCAACTCATGGATGCATCTCATGGTGTTGGCATATTGAATGGAACAGGTGCAGCGGCGGGAAGGGGGACGACAGGGCGCACAAGATGGACACGAGCAAGATGGAGGCGTTGGGGTTCCCTCCATTCCTCTCCATCCAGCAGATGTTCGACGACTGCATCAAGAGCTTCCAGGACAagggtcttcttcttccttgacatggCATCGAGCCATCCATCGATCGGCATAGTTATATATATCGAGGAACTAACCGGAGGTGGTGGGTTCGGTCCAAAGTGTCAGCTTCTGTGCGTCATACATACATTGTCAGTACCCACAGTACAATACTACAATAGGAACCTCCAGTGTGTATCAACATTATGAACTGTTTCTTAAGGTACAGAAAAATGGAAAATTCGAATCTgagcccgagctcatctgcacctacGCTCaccaaaaaaaacaaaataaatacaagaaaaattcaaaaaattccaaaaaaaatttggGTGGTGGACAATTTGATGCATGAGGGACGCTCCAATTTTCAAAATATTTAGACTTctgtgcagctctcagcaaaaaagacaaatcggaggTATGTAAAAATGTGTACTGTTCATATACAGTTCTggtctgatttgtcttttttgctaagAGCTGCACAGAAGttcaaatgttttgaaaattggaacgtacctcacgcatcaaattgtctatcacccaatattttttttggaattttttgaatttttctgaattttttacgaTTTTTTTGATCAGGTGCAGATGCACCCGGGCACcgaaacgccgttctccagaaaaATCATCTACCATAGTGTATAAACACCAGTCATTACCGAATGATTTGGCACTACCCAACGACCTATGAAACCCTTCCCTTCAACCGGCTGATAAACGCCCGGCGTCGGTTGTCGGCAGCACTACCAAACGACCTATGAAATCCTTCCATTAAACTGGCTGATAAATGCCCGGCGTCGGTTGTCGGCAGCATTACCAAACGGcctatgcactagtagaaaaaaggcctATTGTTCCAGTTTGTAAGGGCTTTTTGTCCCGGTTTCTGAACCGGGATTAAAGgatcggtactaatgccctgtccctttagtcccggttcaatccagaaccgggacagatgggtctCTACGTAGCCTGTGCGCGGAACCCAGGCAGGaggcttttggtcccggttggtggcaccaagcgggaccaataggcatccacgcgtcagcatttctgtggctggcgTTTTTTTTAAGGGGGGTGGTTTGGGGTtgtggggggttaatttaggtgtttcatatattgtgttagctagctataattaatagagagaagtgtcctctcttatgtccgtgtttggtcgacgctacgtactatacatacgtatagagaggactagacgcACTAGCTAGCTaataagcaaacgaaggaaacagaagatcgtcatgaacatatatgcatacagagagaagtgatatcgaccacctctccttctccgagagattggtcgaacaacaagttcttgtatatctatccgacaataccgactacatatatacaataattatctcttacaaatataatctcctaacatacggactcatggtccacatagtattctccgtcttcagcgatcacgtggtcaagaaagaatgccgccaattcctcttgaattgctcgcatgcgagctggtgctaggagttcatcccgctttcgaaacatctaatttgaagaagggggtcagtACATATATATCTttattacctactaataaagcggctATCGTTTCTGGTGTACGTCGTCAGcgattttgcgaaaaaatcactcTATTTCTTTCAAATAAACCCGCAGTCCCTGTTTTAAGTGGTTATGTGAGGAAACGTTTCGTTGTTGCAAATAGGGCCCTGTATTTTGGAGTATTGAACCCGCGATCCATGCTGCAGGGGGCCGCCATGACGGGGATGCGGCGCTGCGGTCGGGCGCCGCATCAGGCGGCGACAGCTAGGCGAGAGGAGTGCGCTGAGATGAAGGAGGAGAAAAGTGAAGAGTCAGCGGGCTGGGTCAACCCATCGGTGGAGATGATTTTGGATAAGCACACCAAATAAGCAGAAGTAAGAGGTGGGAGATTTTGTAGTCGATCCAGAACCAGCAAGGCCGCCTCCTTCCCCCAACAAGAACAACAAAGATCCCCTCCGAgctcccgaga is from Triticum aestivum cultivar Chinese Spring chromosome 3A, IWGSC CS RefSeq v2.1, whole genome shotgun sequence and encodes:
- the LOC123057674 gene encoding tetraketide alpha-pyrone reductase 2, with protein sequence MPEYCVTGGTGFIASHLIRALLAAGHTVRATVRDPSDEAKVGFLWDLEGADERLQLLRADLLVEGSFDAAVSGVDGVFHAASPVVVSYEDGKDAQEKLVDPIVKGAGNVLRSCARAAVPPRRVVFTSSCSCVRYRHHHVHGGAPPTLNESHWSDADYCRTYGLWYAYAKTVAEKEAWRLATEHGLDLVVVNPSFVIGPVLGRAAPTSTALVVLALLKGDLGKYPNTTIGFVHVDDVVLGHVLAMEDGRASGRLICSGDVAHWSEVLRSLRERYPQYPIPTECSGGKGDDRAHKMDTSKMEALGFPPFLSIQQMFDDCIKSFQDKGLLLP